From one Formosa sediminum genomic stretch:
- a CDS encoding prolyl oligopeptidase family serine peptidase, translating into MHKKILLSLILLGSTFITKAQNNNSSNLSIRQIMQGDSFVGHLPSNVHWSENGSTIYFNWNPENAYSDSLYAVTTKTKAIKKVPFNTAYNLPATRGTYNTDKTKKIYSKHGDVFVMDVSSEKITQITNTQASERNVHFTANEKQIAYVLETNIYTWDMATGETTQITNFTNKKNKEDKRSAKDNWLYQDQLELFEVLQTRKAKQDAEDYFEAKTDLKKPLAIPTKGVRVLNQQISPDGKYVTYLTVKQANNKGTITPHYVTESGYTEDQKTRSKVGDTPDTYQLHIYDITNRKTYPVVLDNLEGLDYIPEYTKEYPDKDYKNDNRIGYISGPVWNADGSKAVLDINTNDYKDRWIVLLNVAEGTVTNLNHQHNKAWIAGPGIGGYRGGALGWMPDQKSIWFQSEVTGYSHLYTLNTTSKKEKALTSGDFEIYNPFLSNDKKHWYFTANKNHPGDRQFYSMPINGGKLTQLTTKVGGNDVTLSPDETQMAILYSYSNKPTELFLKDNPLFSKTNSEAIQLTQSTTKAFNSYSWRAPEVITFKAEDGAKVHARLYNPKPEVKNKAAVIFVHGAGYLQNAHKWWSSYFREYMFHNILVDNGYTVLDIDYRGSAGYGSEWRTGIYRHMGGKDLSDQVDGATYLINELSIDKNKIGIYGGSYGGFITLMAMFNEADTFKAGAAIRSVGDWAAYNHGYTARILNTPVTDSLAYRRSSPIYFADGLKGDLLILHGMVDDNVHFQDMVRLSQRLIELEKSNWEMAIYPVERHGFVEPSSWTDEYNRIFKLFNQSLLGIKP; encoded by the coding sequence ATGCACAAAAAAATTCTTCTAAGCCTAATCTTATTAGGTAGCACCTTCATTACTAAAGCACAAAACAACAACTCATCTAACCTAAGTATTAGACAAATCATGCAAGGCGATAGTTTTGTAGGCCATTTGCCTTCAAACGTTCATTGGTCTGAAAATGGAAGTACAATTTATTTTAATTGGAATCCGGAAAATGCATATAGCGATTCACTTTATGCGGTGACAACCAAAACCAAAGCTATTAAAAAAGTCCCTTTTAATACTGCTTATAATCTGCCAGCAACGCGTGGGACGTATAATACAGACAAAACAAAAAAAATATATAGCAAGCATGGCGATGTGTTTGTAATGGATGTGTCTTCAGAAAAAATTACCCAAATTACCAATACTCAAGCTTCAGAACGTAATGTGCATTTTACTGCAAACGAAAAGCAAATAGCGTATGTTCTAGAGACTAATATCTATACTTGGGATATGGCTACAGGAGAAACTACCCAAATCACTAATTTTACCAATAAAAAAAATAAAGAAGATAAACGAAGTGCTAAAGACAACTGGTTATACCAGGATCAACTGGAACTTTTTGAAGTCTTACAAACCCGTAAAGCCAAACAAGACGCCGAAGATTATTTTGAAGCTAAAACCGACTTAAAGAAACCTCTTGCCATACCAACTAAAGGAGTCCGTGTGTTAAATCAGCAGATTAGTCCAGACGGAAAATACGTTACCTATTTAACCGTAAAGCAAGCAAATAACAAAGGTACGATTACACCACATTATGTTACGGAATCTGGATATACAGAAGACCAAAAAACACGTTCTAAAGTGGGAGATACTCCAGATACTTACCAATTACATATTTATGATATTACCAATAGAAAAACATACCCTGTTGTTTTAGATAACTTAGAAGGCTTAGACTATATTCCAGAATACACTAAAGAATATCCTGATAAAGATTATAAAAACGACAATAGAATTGGCTACATAAGCGGACCAGTTTGGAATGCAGATGGTAGTAAAGCCGTGTTAGATATTAATACCAACGATTATAAAGACCGATGGATTGTTTTATTAAATGTTGCAGAGGGTACTGTAACCAATTTAAATCATCAGCATAATAAAGCTTGGATTGCTGGCCCTGGCATTGGAGGCTACCGCGGTGGTGCTTTAGGTTGGATGCCCGATCAAAAAAGCATCTGGTTTCAATCGGAAGTTACAGGCTATTCGCATTTATATACCCTAAATACAACATCTAAAAAAGAAAAAGCATTAACTTCTGGAGATTTCGAAATTTATAACCCTTTTTTGTCTAACGATAAAAAACACTGGTATTTTACTGCCAATAAAAATCATCCTGGAGACCGTCAGTTTTATAGTATGCCTATTAACGGGGGTAAGCTTACACAACTCACTACAAAGGTTGGTGGAAACGATGTAACACTCTCTCCAGACGAAACACAAATGGCCATCCTCTACTCCTACTCAAATAAACCTACAGAATTATTTCTAAAAGACAATCCCTTATTTAGCAAAACAAATTCGGAAGCCATACAACTTACACAGTCTACAACCAAAGCTTTCAATAGCTACTCATGGAGAGCCCCAGAAGTGATCACTTTTAAGGCAGAAGATGGTGCCAAAGTACATGCCAGACTTTATAATCCTAAACCCGAGGTAAAAAATAAAGCGGCAGTTATTTTTGTACATGGTGCAGGCTACTTACAAAATGCACATAAGTGGTGGAGTTCTTACTTTCGCGAATATATGTTTCACAATATTTTAGTAGATAATGGCTATACCGTTTTAGATATCGATTATCGCGGCAGTGCGGGTTACGGAAGCGAATGGCGTACCGGAATTTACCGACATATGGGCGGAAAAGACCTAAGTGATCAAGTAGACGGTGCCACTTATTTAATAAATGAACTTAGTATCGATAAAAATAAAATAGGCATATATGGTGGCTCCTATGGCGGATTCATTACATTAATGGCGATGTTTAACGAAGCAGACACGTTTAAAGCCGGTGCAGCTATCCGTTCGGTTGGTGATTGGGCTGCTTATAACCACGGATATACCGCACGCATTTTAAACACTCCCGTAACAGATAGTCTGGCATATAGAAGAAGTTCTCCTATTTACTTTGCAGATGGCTTAAAAGGCGATTTATTAATCCTTCACGGTATGGTAGATGATAATGTTCATTTTCAAGATATGGTACGCTTGTCGCAACGTTTAATAGAGTTAGAAAAGTCTAATTGGGAAATGGCAATTTATCCTGTAGAGCGTCATGGTTTTGTAGAACCTAGCAGTTGGACCGACGAGTACAACAGGATTTTTAAACTATTTAATCAAAGTTTGTTAGGGATAAAACCTTAA
- a CDS encoding membrane or secreted protein produces MKHIIIVLLCTCLSYTITAQNIIGAWETQSTSKDNEPLKQVAIFTEGYHVITTYHATTGKFMYTNGGAWQLTNNTLTETLEFDSAKPERVGTQIKHNIKLTDQVLEFLESKTSWHRLDHGKPGKLNGAWLMSGRVKAGETQLRDTNKPRKTMKILSGTRFQWMAYNTESKAFMGTGGGTYTTDQGVYTEHIEFFSKDNSKTGLELKFNYELIDGAWHHTGFSSKGDPIHEIWRLR; encoded by the coding sequence ATGAAACATATTATTATAGTACTTCTGTGTACTTGTTTATCGTATACTATTACAGCACAAAATATAATTGGAGCTTGGGAAACGCAATCGACTTCTAAAGACAATGAACCGCTTAAACAAGTAGCAATTTTTACTGAGGGTTATCATGTAATAACAACCTATCATGCTACTACAGGTAAATTTATGTACACCAACGGCGGAGCTTGGCAATTAACAAATAATACGTTAACAGAAACTCTAGAATTTGATTCTGCTAAACCGGAACGCGTTGGCACTCAAATTAAACACAACATAAAACTTACAGATCAAGTTTTAGAATTTCTTGAAAGCAAAACCTCTTGGCACAGACTGGATCATGGTAAACCTGGGAAATTAAACGGCGCATGGCTTATGTCTGGAAGAGTAAAAGCTGGCGAAACGCAATTAAGAGATACCAATAAACCTAGAAAAACCATGAAAATTTTATCGGGAACACGGTTTCAATGGATGGCTTACAACACAGAAAGTAAAGCATTTATGGGTACTGGTGGTGGTACTTACACTACAGATCAAGGGGTTTATACAGAACATATTGAGTTCTTCTCTAAAGACAATTCAAAAACAGGATTAGAATTAAAGTTTAATTACGAGCTTATCGATGGGGCATGGCACCATACAGGATTTTCAAGTAAAGGAGATCCTATTCATGAAATATGGCGTTTAAGATAA